CAAAATACTGGTATGTATTTATTTTATTGGCAGTCTGACTCTGGCATATGCTCAGCAGCCGTCCTCTCAAAATATTGTATTTATAAAACCACAGTTTGAAAATGTTATGTTCTGGGAAAATGGTTGGATTTCTTATCTTCAGAGTGGAAAATGGGGAATTACGAACTCTTCTGGTCAAGTTCTTTTAAAGCCTCAGTTTGACAAAATTGAACCTGTATTTTTTGACGGACCTGCAATAATGGGAATTGAGGATAAGTTCTACAAAGATATATTTATCTTCTGGCAAAACAAAAAAGCAGGCTTTATTGATTCAAATCTTAAAATCTTTACAAAGCCAGAGATAGACTCATTTGAAGTTTTAAATCCATGGCTTAATTTATATATTTGCAAAAAAGAGAACAAATATGGTTTTTTTAATCTGGATAAAAAAGTCTACATCACACCTCAGTTTGACAAAATATACTTTGTTGTTGCGGTTTCATATAACCCAGGTGTGAAATATCAAAACCCCTATGTTAAGTGTACCTTACCAGATGAAAATAATAAGGAGTTTTGTCTTTATGCCCTTGACTTGAAGGATGGTGTTTGGCCAGACTCTTATTTGGATTACGTTCTTGTCTCAAAAGATGGAAAGTGCGGTGCTGTTGATGTTTCGGGGAATATATTTATAGATTTTAGGTATGATTCTTTTGAAGAGGTTCTGGCAGATAGTAAATTTGCAGAGGCACTGAAAGCTACGCTGAATAAGAAAAAGACAATATCATCCTCAGATAGTTCGGATGCAAAAGCACAATCAGAATGTGATATTTCTTATGAACAGCTCGGCAAAAATTATGTTATTGTATTCTATAAATATTCGGCTAAAGGCTTTGTTCAAACAAGAAGCAAAGAAACCTATGAAAACGTGAAACATTTGGGCGTGAATAACTTAATTGCGGTCTGCAAAAACAAAAAGTGGGGAATTTTAGATGCAAACGGCAAATATGCAGTAAAACCTCAATTTGATGATATAAAGGAATTCAGCGAAGGTTTATGCGCTTTCAAGCAAAATGGTAAGTGGGGATTTATGGACAAAAATTGTAAAGTGATCATAAAGCCTCAATTTGATAGGGCAGAAAACTTCTCAGAAGGATACGCAGCAGTAAATAAGTCAGGTTTGTGGGGCTATATAAATTCTTCTGGAAAGTTTGTCATAAAACCTCAATTTATCTTTGCAGGTGCATTTTTTGCTAAGTTAGCTTCTGCCTCCACAAAGGATTATGTGGGACTGATAGATACAAAAGGCAGTTTTGTTTTGAAATTTTCAGCAAAGAACCCCCGGTATACGTTTGTTGATACCGAAACCTACAGGTTTAGATATACACAAGATTCTGTATTGAATTCTTACAGTTACTCGATTTATAAATATTCACTTATCTTCCCCAAATTCGGCTATGTTGTAATTGACAAAAAATCAAACAGGGTAGGACTTGTATTAAGAGGGCAAGGAAAATAGCCTCGCCCTCTTATTTTTCTTGCTGTTTATGGCAATTTGCTCAATGTTTTTTTAATGTCCTCATCAGAAATTTCAATATCCTCAAGCCTGCCGCTGAGGTAATCTTCATATGCAGCAAGATCAAAGTGACCATGTCCGCTCAGTGAAATTAAAATTGTCTTATTAACACCCTCTTCACGTGCCTGGATTGCTTCATCTATCGCAGATTTGACAGCGTGAGCAGACTCAGGTGCTGGAATTATGCCTTCCGATTTTGCGAATAAAGTGGCTGCCTCAAAAACTTCTCTTTGTTTGTATGCTCTTGCCTCAATTATCCCATCTTTGTAAAGTCTGCTAACAATCGGCGAATCACCATGATATCGCAGCCCACCTGCATGAATACTTGGTGGAATAAATTGGCTTCCTACAGTGTACATTTTAAGAAGGGGAGTAAGCCCTGCAACATCTCCAAAGTCATATGCAAACTCACCTTTAGTTAAAGACGGACATGCCGCAGGTTCAACTGCTATGGCTCTTATCTTCCTCCCATTTCTCAATTTATCCCTCAAGAAAGGAAAGCTAATTCCTGCAAAATTGCTGCCACCACCGTTGCATCCTATAACTATATCAGGATACTCATCTATCTTTTCCATTTGAAGTTTTGCTTCTTCTCCAATTATGGTTTGATGCAAAATAACATGATTTAAAACACTCCCTAAGGAGTAGTTTGTATCAGGGTGAGTTGCAGCATCCTCCACTGCCTCGCTTATTGCAATTCCAAGGCTTCCGGGTGAGTCTGGATCCTTTGCAAGAATTCTTCTCCCTGCCTCTGTAAACTCACTTGGGCTTGGTATTACCTTTGCCCCAAACGTTTCCATTAATATCCTTCTGTAAGGCTTTTGATTATAGCTTACCTTTACCATGTACACTGTGCAATCAAGTCCAAAAAAATTGCAGGCAATTGCCAGAGCAGACCCCCACTGCCCCGCACCTGTTTCTGTCGCAAGCCTTTTTATTCCCTCTTTTTTGTTATAATATGCCTGCGGTATTGCAGTATTTAACTTGTGGCTTCCAGATGGAGTTGCACCTTCATACTTATAGAATATTTTGGCAGGTGTATCAAGAATTTTTTCTAATCGCTTTGCTCTGATTAAGGGAGTTGGTCTGTACTGCTTATAAAACTCCAACACTTCCTCTGGAATTGGCACAAATGCTTCAGTTGCCATCTCCTGCTTTATCAACTCTTCAGGGAAAATTACTTTGAGTTTACCTGGATCAATCAACTCT
The Caldicellulosiruptor morganii DNA segment above includes these coding regions:
- a CDS encoding WG repeat-containing protein, which gives rise to MKRIKSFVCKILVCIYFIGSLTLAYAQQPSSQNIVFIKPQFENVMFWENGWISYLQSGKWGITNSSGQVLLKPQFDKIEPVFFDGPAIMGIEDKFYKDIFIFWQNKKAGFIDSNLKIFTKPEIDSFEVLNPWLNLYICKKENKYGFFNLDKKVYITPQFDKIYFVVAVSYNPGVKYQNPYVKCTLPDENNKEFCLYALDLKDGVWPDSYLDYVLVSKDGKCGAVDVSGNIFIDFRYDSFEEVLADSKFAEALKATLNKKKTISSSDSSDAKAQSECDISYEQLGKNYVIVFYKYSAKGFVQTRSKETYENVKHLGVNNLIAVCKNKKWGILDANGKYAVKPQFDDIKEFSEGLCAFKQNGKWGFMDKNCKVIIKPQFDRAENFSEGYAAVNKSGLWGYINSSGKFVIKPQFIFAGAFFAKLASASTKDYVGLIDTKGSFVLKFSAKNPRYTFVDTETYRFRYTQDSVLNSYSYSIYKYSLIFPKFGYVVIDKKSNRVGLVLRGQGK
- a CDS encoding TrpB-like pyridoxal phosphate-dependent enzyme, whose product is MREEFYKVFLNEDEIPHSWYNITADLKAPLDPPLDPSTKELIDPGKLKVIFPEELIKQEMATEAFVPIPEEVLEFYKQYRPTPLIRAKRLEKILDTPAKIFYKYEGATPSGSHKLNTAIPQAYYNKKEGIKRLATETGAGQWGSALAIACNFFGLDCTVYMVKVSYNQKPYRRILMETFGAKVIPSPSEFTEAGRRILAKDPDSPGSLGIAISEAVEDAATHPDTNYSLGSVLNHVILHQTIIGEEAKLQMEKIDEYPDIVIGCNGGGSNFAGISFPFLRDKLRNGRKIRAIAVEPAACPSLTKGEFAYDFGDVAGLTPLLKMYTVGSQFIPPSIHAGGLRYHGDSPIVSRLYKDGIIEARAYKQREVFEAATLFAKSEGIIPAPESAHAVKSAIDEAIQAREEGVNKTILISLSGHGHFDLAAYEDYLSGRLEDIEISDEDIKKTLSKLP